Below is a window of Pelobates fuscus isolate aPelFus1 chromosome 13, aPelFus1.pri, whole genome shotgun sequence DNA.
CAatgccagtttaaaaaaaaaaaaaatatttgactattaaaggttaagttttaataTTCATCACATATTCTTTGTATCCTTCAAATAATAAGGACCACTCACACCCCTTAGTCTGGTGGTGGACCATACGCACTCCTCAGTCTGGTGATGGACCACTCACACCCCTCAGTCTGGTGGTGGACCACACACACTCCTCAGTCTGGTGGTGGACCACACACACTCCTCAGTCTGGTGGTGGACCACACACTCCCCTCAGTCTGGTGGTGGACCACACACACTCCTCAGTCTGGTGGTGGACCACACACACTCCTCAGTCTGGTGGTGGACCACAcacactcctctttttttttttaaactataagaatgttattatttttttgtctcatgaaaccaaagtagctgaactggaagcccaaattgttgaccgatttggctattttgaccataATCGTCAGCTTAATTTTGCAACCCATTTTTaaatcttactttagtgaataactctgtgtgACCACGAATAATGACACCAGCTTGCGACATGAAGCCATTACAGGTTGAAAGTGTTGTGAGGGTTTCCGACCTATTTTACCTGCTGTCCAACAAAACATTTCCATGTAGAAtcatttttacacattaaaaCTGCATGTGTTTCCCCTCCAGAAGTGACAATGGCAACTGGGTGTGATATAGACCACGTGACAATTAATGCAACCAGCGGAGTATCACTTAATATACCTGCAGGAAAGCTCGAAAACGTggagaaaataatattaaaaagaaataacGGCAGCACGTCTACAAAACTTTTTTCTTATGATCTTCAAAGCAAGAAACCTTTATTGCGTAATCAACGTTATTCTTTCTATGATCTCAATGGAACAGTGCAGTTTGTTGACCTCCGTGAGGAAGATGAAGGAAACTATGTCTTGGTAAAAGAACGCGGAACCCACGAAGAAATGTGCTCATTTAATATCAAAGTTTACGGTGAGTTACGTAAGGTACGGAAACAACGAGAGTGACAATGGCTGAGGATAAAATGTCCTGTTTGTCTCATTATGTGCTTTAACGTTCCACctttagttaattttatttaactatAGCCATTTCGAAATTTGATTTCCATGTAATGTGTTTATAAAGTCACGTTCTGATTAATAATTCGCAATGTTCACGATGGTAAGTCACATTCCACAGCATGATGGCCAGAGTTCTATTCGAAttataatattgatcattttcctgtaaatcccccctcccccaaaaaagctAATTAACAACATTTTGGGAGTGGGATATGAATCAATTGCATTATGTCTCATATTTTTGTCTTGGATGAAGAGGTTTAAAGATTGGTGCTTGGGATGCCcaattgaaaatatatttttttattccgtTTGATTTTTAAAGTGCTCACTTTTAGGTTAACACTCAACATAAAGTTTCTGTTTTGGAAGAAGAAATTACTTGGAAGTAATATGTGCAATGTCCATAACTTAGTGTTAGAGAGCACATttccttaaagggatcctatagtgccaggaaaaacaaagccagtgattcaatgcatctctatgaggagatgcttattggccagggctgtgtttggcctgtgctggctctgcccctgatctgcctccttcacagtctcagccaatcctatggggaagcattatgtTTGGCCCAGACCACCATTTTCTCAGTCTTtcatagtctcagccaatcatatagggaagcattgtgattggctcagaccaccacttctgatgatgtcagcagacagcaggcaggtcagaggtAGACAAGGGCAGAGccggcagctgcagacttgaatacaggtatgattttattattttttatatttagggaggcaagtgggcaggggggctaaatggtggttttaacactatagggtcaggaatatatgtttgtgttcctgaatctatagtgttcatttaacagcAATATAGTCCACTGGgcccctgcctacacaaccactcacaggaatacaaatgtacaaatagtgtttaaaaattaaaaaaaacttgctTTACAGCAGAGATTAATCCACACAAACATTTGGAAAATgttgcctccttcacagtctcagtcaatcctatagggaagcattgtgattggctcagaccaccacttctgatgatgtcagcagacagcaggcaggtcagaggtagacaggggcagagcctgcagctgcagacttgaatacaggtaagattttactatatttagggaggcaagggggcaaGGGGGCTACAtgggggttttaacactatagggtcaggaatacatttttgtgttccctaatctatagtgttcctttaacagcatTATAGTCCACTGGGCCCCTttctacacaaccactcacaggaatacaaatgtaaatCCTCGATAAAATTAAGCCTATATTTATTGGCACTTccaaaaaaaatcagtgtttaaaaattaaaaaaaaacttgctttACAGCAGAGATTAATCCACACAAACATTTGGAAAATATAACATGAACCTTGAAAGTTGAAAAACAAGAAAGTCAACTTAAAAATGGTGCTCAGTTGGTAAATCATACAGACGGAGATGGCACAGTGTGAATTtacaattaattatttattattaatcaaGTGTTCAACTCAAACATTTACAACATTTATTTGCAGAGAATTGCTTTATAATTGGCTTGTTCAGATAACAGCTAATACTGAGGTAATGAGTCCACCTAAATGTTTTAAGAAGGAGGATTTGAATATTCTGAATAAATCTCCTGGAATAATATACTAACTATGGGGCCCCTATGCTCGTGGGCCCCCGGACAACTGCTCAGTGTGCCCATGCGCCATGCATTAAGACGACTCCGATGTAAGCAAGCCATAGCATCAACATCTGGGAACATTTGTCTGCCCCATCACAGGCCCATATCATATATCTTATTGACTCTGCCAAAGCTTGGGGAACTCTTGCATCTTCCAGAAAATTGGTATGTGAGCCTTTGCTGCGTTAAGTAGGTGAATAGTGATGCTCTTTTATATTTAGCTATTGAAAGGGTTGTATGGTGGAGAAGCATGGATTCAAGCTTGAAAGGGGCCAGCAACCCTTATTACAACTCCTTCAGGACCTCCGTGATGTGCACCAGCAAGGGGCTCAAAATTGTGGTAAGGTCCATTTTAAAGCAAAGAGAGCTTGCAAGGTCACCCTGATTGTGGAGTTAGCTCAGAGTGGCCAAGGCCAATATTTCCTGTCCAGCCCACCAGTACTGGTAGACAACAGACTCCAAGGACAGCCATTAAggtttttttaaagtttcataTAAGGTTAATGTTTATTAATGGAACACTCTAAGTAAACAAAAGATTGCTCTTTAGACCAGacagatatgaaaaaaaaaaactttggattatttattaaagCTTTGCTTAATGAAATTGCCATGATGTATGTGTTAATCCAGCAGAACATGTCCTCTCTTGTTGCCTCCCCTTTCATCTTGATGTTAAGAATTGGCCGAGATGGGTACCTGCTCATTTATAACAGCATAATTTCAAACAAGTAGGTTTCATGCTAAGGTTATTTTCCTATCCGTAGGTAAAACTAATGGGATCATATTGCTTGTAACAGGTCAGATCAGGAACATATCTATCAATCAATCTCTCGTTCTTGTAAATGACACCTGTGTTGTCATCCTGAACTGCACGGCATTGGCAAAGGATGAAACAACATTTTACTGGAGCCGAGACCAAGAGGATCTGAGACATAACAGCAATATATTGCAGATCATTCTGACATCAGACAATGTTGATAGCTACTATAACTGCACAGCGAAGAATTCTGTCAGTAAGAGTTCTGTTACCATCAAACCATTCACAGGATGTAAAATGCCACCAGGTAAGAGCCACCACAACGGTAGGTGTTAGGGAAAGTAGTTTATCAATATAATTAAGGTATCCAATCATTCCAAATCCCAATCCATGATAATCGGTCTTACCCATGGCTGTTAAGTTTACAATTATGCTAGTCTGGCCTATTTCTAACTGAAATATGACCTTTTCAAGGATATTTGAGGCGTGTTGATGAAAAGTCTTCAGGTTCTTCTCAATTTTGAAAGCACACTTCCACAAAGCATTAACAAGGTTCCAAGTATATTAGAGTTCACCAGTAGAAGGAACAATGCTGATATGTCTGTATTTAGTTACAAAAGTTCTAACTGCGGTATAATCAGTGGAACAGTCTCTTCAGAGAGAAAAAGTAGTTAAATGAAAATCGTGATAAACTGATTAGCTGTAACATTCTAACAGAGCTTGTCCAACTGACGTAGAGTGCCCAGTCTGTCCTGTGGACTGCTCATGTAGACTGGATTAATCAGACATGTGGCATGCTTCCAAGCAGCATCATAGACACTGCCTGCTCACAGAGCATGTTCCTAAGTAACCTTGAGGTGCATTGCGTCACTTCTGGTCTGAGATTGGCAGCGTCACTCCTGTAACCTCATTGCCACACTTTTTGGTTTTGTCGGAGTGATGTGGACAAAACAGCCTTGTTAACCATATTCATGCTGTTTTTGCTTGCAACCCCTGAACCTTTTGTGGTTTTTGTTCCAGTACGTGATCAGCTCGTTCATTATCCTGTTCTCTGTTTTACTGGTTTGGCTTGTTTCTGGATTCTGTGTACCTCTGTGACACTGACCCGGTTAATTTATATGTTATTCTGATTTTCTGTAGATCTGACCAAGCTGGTAAATCCAATTATCTGTTGATCTGTAACTCTGACCTTGGATCAACTAATATGTCTATTCTGCTTCCCATGTTAGTTATCCCAAATTTAGCATATTTGGACACATTTGCATTGAATTGCA
It encodes the following:
- the LOC134582432 gene encoding signaling lymphocytic activation molecule-like — translated: MFRSFCSICILISLSCFEVTMATGCDIDHVTINATSGVSLNIPAGKLENVEKIILKRNNGSTSTKLFSYDLQSKKPLLRNQRYSFYDLNGTVQFVDLREEDEGNYVLVKERGTHEEMCSFNIKVYGQIRNISINQSLVLVNDTCVVILNCTALAKDETTFYWSRDQEDLRHNSNILQIILTSDNVDSYYNCTAKNSVSKSSVTIKPFTGCKMPPEKNFDFFVVSVAVSLAVLGIILTFQIYKVVQRRHKTTGTFTLTPPERAPLPEPVEPPAAGFVTIYSKVQRTPVKNNIATGTERPRAEHMHRLDLLPGYHQPESNTLSTIYELAGHCERNGNLT